One window from the genome of Glycine soja cultivar W05 chromosome 12, ASM419377v2, whole genome shotgun sequence encodes:
- the LOC114378311 gene encoding probable alpha,alpha-trehalose-phosphate synthase [UDP-forming] 7 produces the protein MMSRSYTNLLDLASGNFPAMGGRETRERKRMPRVMSVPGFLTEVDDDQAVSVSSDNPSTVTTDRMIIVANQLPLKAKRKEDNKGWSFSWNEDSLLLQLKDGLPDDMEVLYVGSLRVDIDPAEQDDVSQYLLDKFKCVPTFLPADVLAKFYDGFCKRQLWPLFHYMLPFSTDKSHRFDRSLWEAYVLANKLFFQKVVEIINPEDDYIWIHDYHLMVLPTFIRRRFNRVKMGFFLHSPFPSSEIYRTLPVREEILKALLNSDIIGFHTFDYARHFLSCCSRMLGLEYQSKRGYLGLEYYGRTISIKIMPVGIHMGRIESVMRMADEECKVRELKQKFEGKTILLGIDDMDIFKGINLKILAMEQMLRQHPKWQGRAVLVQIVNPARGKGIHLEEIHAEIQESCNRINRVFGRPGYEPIVFIDRAVPIAEKVAYYCIAECVIVTAVRDGMNLTPYEYIACRQGISGSESCSNVNDPKKSMLVISEFIGCSPSLSGAIRVNPWNVEATSEAMNEAISTGDGEKQLRHEKHYRYVSTHDVAYWSRSFLQDMERACTDLLRKRCWGIGLSFGFRVVALDPNFKKLSIDAMVSAYKRAKNRAILLDYDGTVMPQNSINKSPSKEVLSILESLSEDPKNVVFIVSGRGRNSLSDWFNSCEKLGIAAEHGYFLRWSHNREWENCGKSSDFGWMQIAEPVMKLYTEATDGSSIERKESALVWQYRDADLGFGSAQAKEMLDHLESVLANEPVAVKSGQFIVEVKPQDVSKGLVAEKIFSSMDGKGKQADFVLCVGDDRSDEDMFEIVSSAISRNILATNASVFACTVGQKPSKAKYYLDDTTEVTSMLESLAEESDASPYIEETGDSSRRQV, from the exons ATGATGTCCAGGTCGTATACGAATCTTTTAGATTTGGCCTCTGGGAATTTCCCGGCAATGGGGGGGAGGGAGACTAGGGAGCGGAAACGGATGCCGAGAGTTATGAGTGTCCCGGGGTTTCTCACTGAGGTAGATGATGATCAGGCAGTTAGTGTTTCCTCTGATAATCCATCAACTGTTACTACGGATAGAATGATCATTGTGGCTAACCAGCTACCGTTGAAGGCAAAGCGAAAAGAGGACAACAAAGGGTGGAGTTTCAGTTGGAATGAGGATTCATTGCTTTTACAGCTTAAGGATGGACTCCCGGATGACATGGAGGTTCTTTATGTTGGTTCATTACGCGTTGACATTGATCCAGCTGAACAGGATGATGTATCACagtatttattggataaattCAAATGTGTGCCGACTTTTTTACCCGCTGACGTTTTGGCAAAATTTTATGACGGCTTCTGTAAACGGCAGTTATGGCCACTTTTTCATTATATGTTACCATTTTCAACAGATAAAAGCCACCGATTTGATCGTTCTTTGTGGGAAGCTTACGTGCTGGCAAACAAGCTTTTTTTTCAGAAGGTAGTTGAAATAATAAACCCAGAGGATGATTACATTTGGATTCATGATTATCATTTGATGGTGCTGCCAACTTTTATAAGAAGGCGTTTTAACAGGGTTAAAATGGGATTTTTCCTGCATAGCCCCTTTCCATCATCAGAGATATACAGGACTCTTCCTGTCAGGGAAGAGATACTGAAAGCTTTACTAAACTCTGATATCATCGGATTCCATACCTTTGACTATGCTCGTCATTTCCTTTCCTGTTGCAGTCGTATGTTGGGTCTGGAGTATCAGTCAAAGAGGGGTTATTTAGGATTGGAGTATTATGGAAGGACAATCAGTATTAAGATTATGCCTGTTGGGATTCACATGGGTCGAATTGAGTCAGTTATGAGAATGGCAGATGAGGAATGCAAGGTAAGGGAGCTCAAACAGAAATTTGAAGGAAAAACCATCTTGCTTGGTATTGATGATATGGACATTTTTAAAGGCATAAATTTGAAGATTTTGGCTATGGAGCAGATGCTCAGACAGCATCCCAAATGGCAAGGAAGAGCTGTTCTGGTCCAGATAGTTAATCCTGCTAGAGGTAAAGGGATACATCTGGAGGAGATACATGCTGAAATACAAGAAAGCTGCAACAGGATCAACAGAGTGTTTGGGAGACCTGGTTATGAACCTATTGTTTTTATTGATAGAGCAGTTCCTATTGCTGAAAAAGTTGCTTATTACTGCATTGCTGAGTGTGTTATTGTCACAGCTGTAAGGGATGGAATGAACCTAACTCCTTATGAGTATATTGCATGTAGACAGGGAATATCTGGTTCTGAATCATGTTCCAATGTCAATGACCCTAAGAAGAGTATGCTAGTAATATCAGAATTTATTGGGTGTTCTCCATCACTTAGTGGGGCAATCCGTGTCAATCCATGGAATGTTGAAGCAACTTCAGAGGCAATGAATGAGGCCATCTCAACTGGTGATGGAGAGAAACAGTTGCGGCACGAGAAGCATTACCGTTATGTCAGCACTCATGATGTGGCTTACTGGTCACGTAGTTTCTTGCAAGACATGGAGCGGGCTTGCACAGACCTTCTAAGGAAAAGATGTTGGGGAATAGGTCTTAGCTTTGGATTTAGAGTTGTGGCACTTGACCCTAATTTTAAAAAGCTCTCAATCGATGCTATGGTTTCAGCTTACAAGAGGGCAAAAAATAGGGCCATTTTGTTGGACTATGATGGTACTGTGATGCCACAGAACTCCATTAATAAGAGTCCAAGCAAGGAGGTCTTGTCTATTTTGGAATCACTTAGTGAAGACCCCAAAAATGTTGTTTTCATTGTTAGTGGACGGGGGAGGAATAGCTTAAGTGACTGGTTTAATTCCTGTGAAAAACTTGGAATTGCtgcagaacatgggtacttcTTGAG ATGGTCCCACAATCGAGAATGGGAAAATTGTGGTAAGAGCTCCGACTTTGGATGGATGCAGATTGCTGAACCTGTAATGAAACTCTATACAGAGGCGACTGATGGTTCCTCtattgaaagaaaagaaagtgctTTGGTCTGGCAATACCGTGATGCAGACCTTGGTTTTGGATCTGCTCAGGCTAAGGAAATGTTAGATCATCTAGAAAGTGTTTTGGCCAATGAGCCTGTTGCTGTGAAGAGTGGCCAGTTTATTGTTGAAGTAAAACCCCAG GATGTGAGCAAAGGCTTAGTCGCCGAGAAGATATTTTCGTCAATGGACGGGAAGGGCAAACAGGCCGACTTTGTGTTGTGTGTTGGTGATGACAGATCAGATGAGGACATGTTTGAGATAGTTAGTAGTGCCATCTCAAGGAATATTCTTGCCACCAATGCTTCTGTGTTTGCTTGCACGGTTGGACAAAAACCAAGCAAAGCAAAGTATTATTTGGATGATACAACTGAGGTAACAAGCATGTTGGAATCTTTGGCTGAAGAATCAGATGCTTCACCCTACATAGAAGAAACTGGAGATTCCTCTCGGAGGCAAGTGTGA